The Leclercia adecarboxylata region ATGGCGGATGAGAAGCAGACCATCATCAACCTGGTGGCGGCGGGAATTGGGCTGGCGATTGTGCCCGCCTGGAGCAGTCGCTATCTGATGCCGGGGGTGAAGTTTGTGAAGCTGAATGGTGCCGACCTGATGGGAATGCCGCTGGAGGCGGTGTGGATGGCCGGAGCACAGGATGAGATTCGGGATAATATGCTGGCGATGCTTGACGAGCATCCTGAATTGTACGTTTAACGTTGTACGGCCTGTGTGCCGGGCGACGCTACGCTTGCCCGGCCTACGGGTTCCAGGCCTTTGTAGGCCGGGTCAGGCGTAGCCACCATCCGGCAGAACACCGCACGGTTCCCTGTAGGCCGGGTCAGGCGTAGCCGCTACCCGGCAAAACACTTACATCGAATAACCCGGCTTCTTAATCAGCTCGTCCAGCTTCGGGCCAATCTCCGTATCCCAGACATGCGCTTTCCAGTCCGCTTCCTGAACTTCGTTCAGGGCCACGGAGATGGAGCGATCTTTACTGTTCAGATGACGGGTGATCACCTCGGCGATATCCGCCGCCAGGGCGGTTTTCTGTTCGTCGTTCAGGTCGCGGGGAAAACATTTGATATCAACGTGTGGCATGTGCAGGTCTCCTTTTGAATGTGCGTTCCAGCCTATCAGAGAATGTTGTTCTCTTTTAGCACCTTGTGCAGTTTCGGGAGCTTGCACACGCTATCGGCAATCGCAGTGATTTTCGGCGTATTGGCGGCAAACCAGTCCGGGCGTGGCCCCCAGATACGCATCACGCACAGGTAGCAATCGACCAGAGTTATCTGTTCGCCAAAGGCATACGGGGTGGCCTTCAGATGGCTGTCCAGCCACAGGTAGAGCGATTTGCGGTATTCAATGCAGTTTTTTTGCAGCTGCTCTGGCGCATCCGGTGCCCAGCGCTCCGGGTAGTCGGCGTAAGTAAAGGTGGGATAGACGTTAGCCACAAGCCAGATCAGCAGGCGCTGAAACTGCTGGCGCTCCGCGCGTCCGACCGGGGGTGCCAGATCCGGGCAGCGATCGAGGATCATCAGCGCAATCGCCGCCGTTTCCGTCATGATCTCGCCATTTTCCAGTTCCAGGGTTGGCACCTGACACAGAGGGTTGAGCTTTTCGAGCAGCTCACGCGTGGCGCCCGGCTTATCAAAACCGTCGACGTCGATGAACTGATACGGGATGTCGGCCAGGGTCAGCATCACCTCACTGATGGCTGAGCCCCAGCCCGGTACGCCATAGACTTTAATCATGTTCTCTCCACTCGCGGGTCAAAACCCTAAGTGTAGAGCAGCATCAGTAGGTGATCCCCGGCGGGTTGACTACCGACTGCGCCACCGCTTCTCCCTGTTCACCCCAGCGCGCCAGCACCTGCTGGTACTCACCCCGCTGGATAGCCCCGTCCAGGGCGGCCTGCAAGGCGTACACCAGCTCGTTGCCCTTTTTGGTGGTGGTGGCCACGTACGCCTTTTTCGGACCTAAACCCACCACCCGGGTTTTACCGGTCAGCGCCGCTTTATAGGACGAGACCGACTGCGGGCCAAAGAACACATCCGCCCTGCCGGACTGGATATAGAGATTGCCGGAGGCGTCGTCGGTCAGGTAAACCGGCAGCGCAGGCTCGCGCCCGGCGGTTTTGTTCTCCTCGTTCCAGCCGAGCAGAATGCGCTCCTGGTTAGTGCCGGACCCGACAATCACCTTCTTGCCCGCCAGATCGGCGGCGCTTTTGATCGACTGCACCTCACTGGTGGATTTCACCGAGAAGGCCAGGTTATCGACGCGATAGGTGGCGAAATCAAACTTCTGTTTACGCTGCTCGGTCACCGCAATATTGACCAGCGCCACGTCGTAACGCCCGGAGGTGATCCCCAGCGGCCAGTCCTCCCACGCCGTCGGCACCAGCTTGAGTTTCAGGCCGAGACTGCCAGCCAGCAGCCGGGCAACATCCGGGTCGCTGCCGATGCGGGTGCGGTTGTCGCTGGCCAGCAGCGCCAGCGGCGGCGAGTTGAGGGCCGAAATCGCCACGGTTAAGGTGCCCGGTTCAACAAACTTATAGCTGGCCGGAATTTTCGCCACCGCCTGCGGATCCACCGTCACCCGCAGCGGCTGCTCGTTGGCCTGTAAATCAATCTCCGCGTGGCTGGCAGAGGCCACCACTAACAAAGCCAGTAATCCCTTTTTCATCTTCTCTCCTTACAGCACTTTGGACAGGAACTGCCGCGTTCGGGCGTGGGACGGGCGGTTCAGCACCTCGTCGCTGCTGCCCTGCTCCACGATTTTGCCGTCGACCATAAACACCACCTGGTCCGCCACTTCCCGGGCAAAGCCAATCTCATGGGTCACCACCACCAGGGTGGTGCCGGAGCGGGCCAGCTTTTTAATGACGTCCAGCACCTCGCCCACCAGCTCCGGATCCAG contains the following coding sequences:
- a CDS encoding transporter substrate-binding domain-containing protein: MKKGLLALLVVASASHAEIDLQANEQPLRVTVDPQAVAKIPASYKFVEPGTLTVAISALNSPPLALLASDNRTRIGSDPDVARLLAGSLGLKLKLVPTAWEDWPLGITSGRYDVALVNIAVTEQRKQKFDFATYRVDNLAFSVKSTSEVQSIKSAADLAGKKVIVGSGTNQERILLGWNEENKTAGREPALPVYLTDDASGNLYIQSGRADVFFGPQSVSSYKAALTGKTRVVGLGPKKAYVATTTKKGNELVYALQAALDGAIQRGEYQQVLARWGEQGEAVAQSVVNPPGITY
- a CDS encoding glutathione S-transferase family protein, with product MIKVYGVPGWGSAISEVMLTLADIPYQFIDVDGFDKPGATRELLEKLNPLCQVPTLELENGEIMTETAAIALMILDRCPDLAPPVGRAERQQFQRLLIWLVANVYPTFTYADYPERWAPDAPEQLQKNCIEYRKSLYLWLDSHLKATPYAFGEQITLVDCYLCVMRIWGPRPDWFAANTPKITAIADSVCKLPKLHKVLKENNIL
- the pptA gene encoding tautomerase PptA → MPHVDIKCFPRDLNDEQKTALAADIAEVITRHLNSKDRSISVALNEVQEADWKAHVWDTEIGPKLDELIKKPGYSM